One genomic region from Drosophila subpulchrella strain 33 F10 #4 breed RU33 chromosome 2R, RU_Dsub_v1.1 Primary Assembly, whole genome shotgun sequence encodes:
- the LOC119550442 gene encoding farnesyl pyrophosphate synthase: MFKLARMLLPQQRMLASPLRLQRLISTSDEVNSEPILKSMDTIGGLPTKLVNEQKLKKTSRTLSTLQNHSVPIAARVTVSKDESRDFMAVFPDLVRDITTVTKTYNCNDAAKWFAQVLQYNVPRGKKNRGILTVLTYKNLVPAQDLTPENIKLAQYLGWCVEMLQSFFIISDDVMDNSTTRRGQPCWHKVENVGMTAINDALMIENAMYAILKMHFSHLDCYVALMELFHEITYITTCGQSLDQLNSNRCVSEFTMENYKAIVENKTAYYTFYLPFAIALHLAGYKDAEAFRQSKTILLEMGNFFQVQDDFLDCFGNPEVTGKIGTDIQDNKCSWLAVVAMQRANVEQKQIMIDCYGKEDPAKVERVKELYKELGLPSTYAIFEEESYNMIKTHIQQTSRGVPHQTFLQILNKIYQRDS, from the exons ATGTTCAAATTGGCCCGTATGCTCCTGCCGCAGCAGCGGATGCTCGCCAGCCCGCTGCGCCTGCAGCGCCTGATCTCCACCAGCGATGAGGTCAACTCGGAGCCCATCCTGAAATCCATGGACACCATTGGCGGCCTCCCCACCAAACTGGTCAACGAGCAGAAGCTGAAGAAGACAAGCAG AACCTTATCGACGCTCCAAAATCACTCCGTTCCCATTGCCGCTCGCGTCACGGTGTCGAAAGATGAGAGTCGCGACTTTATGGCCGTGTTCCCAG ATCTTGTGCGTGACATCACCACCGTGACAAAGACCTACAATTGCAACGATGCGGCCAAGTGGTTTGCCCAGGTCCTGCAGTACAATGTGCCCCGGGGCAAGAAGAACAGGGGCATCCTCACTGTTCTCACGTATAAGAATCTGGTTCCCGCCCAGGATTTGACGCCCGAGAACATAAAACTCGCTCAGTATCTGGGCTGGTGTGTGGAAATG CTCCAGAGTTTTTTCATTATCTCGGACGATGTGATGGACAACAGCACCACCAGACGCGGTCAGCCCTGCTGGCACAAGGTGGAGAACGTTGGCATGACCGCCATCAACGATGCCCTCATGATCGAAAACGCCATGTATGCCATTCTGAAGATGCATTTCAGCCACTTAGACTGCTACGTGGCCCTAATGGAGCTATTCCACGAAATCACATACATCACCACCTGCGGACAATCGTTGGACCAGCTGAACTCGAACCGCTGTGTCTCGGAATTCACCATGGAGAACTACAAAGCGATTGTGGAAAACAAGACTGCCTATTACACATTCTACCTTCCATTTGCCATCGCCTTACACTTGGCTGG CTACAAGGACGCCGAGGCCTTCCGGCAATCAAAGACCATTCTCTTAGAAATGGGCAACTTTTTCCAGGTACAAGACGATTTTCTTGACTGCTTTGGTAACCCGGAAGTGACCGGCAAAATCGGGACTGATATTCAGGACAACAAGTGTTCGTGGCTGGCAGTGGTGGCCATGCAGCGAGCCAATGTGGAGCAAAAGCAAATCATGATCGATTGCTATGGTAAAGAGG ATCCAGCTAAAGTGGAACGCGTCAAGGAGCTGTACAAGGAACTGGGACTGCCATCCACATATGCCATTTTTGAGGAGGAATCCTACAACATGATTAAAACTCACATACAACAAACCTCTCGCGGGGTGCCTCACCAAACCTTCCTGCAAATTCTCAACAAAATCTATCAACGTGACTCCTAA